A section of the Streptomyces sp. CG1 genome encodes:
- a CDS encoding MarR family transcriptional regulator: MHGTPRPPATPAQALSAMDHLIAAHVIGQQELARRLGLNVTDLTCFAFVLEAGDDLLTTGDLAARAHVTTGAVTGILNRLERAGYVTRRPDPTDRRRVRVAAVPAAVTRVEAVYAGHYKRLTTLFSDYSPEELAIITDWFTRATALAHEYLERLNRNDPDEEC; encoded by the coding sequence ATGCACGGCACGCCGCGACCGCCCGCCACCCCGGCCCAGGCGCTGTCGGCGATGGACCACCTCATCGCCGCCCACGTGATCGGACAGCAGGAGCTGGCCCGGCGGCTGGGGCTGAACGTCACCGACCTGACCTGTTTCGCCTTCGTCCTGGAGGCCGGCGACGACCTGCTGACGACCGGCGACCTCGCCGCCCGCGCCCATGTCACCACCGGCGCGGTGACCGGCATCCTCAACCGTCTCGAACGCGCCGGCTATGTCACCCGCCGCCCCGACCCCACGGACCGCCGCCGGGTCCGCGTGGCAGCCGTACCGGCCGCGGTCACCCGCGTCGAGGCGGTGTACGCCGGCCACTACAAACGGCTGACGACCCTGTTCTCCGACTACTCCCCCGAAGAACTGGCGATCATCACCGACTGGTTCACCCGCGCCACGGCCCTGGCACACGAGTACCTCGAGAGACTGAACCGGAACGACCCCGACGAGGAGTGCTGA